AGGACACGCTGCCAAAATAAAAAAACGGACGCCGGAAGACGACGCCGTTTTTAAACGGATGCTGATGACCTTTGTGGCACCTGTTGAGCTGATTCAGGAATAATTTAATCACCCACCCCAAGATCGGTGTTATTCATCAACACACAGATTTTGGGGTCTTTTTTCAGTTTGGGCAGGCTGTATCCGGTAAACCAGCGGATCAGCTCCGAGTCGGCCTTTACAGCAGTGCTGTTATCATTAAAAATATTGACATAGACGCGTGAAAAATACTTTACAGCGATGGCAATATCTTCCTCAAACTGTTCTGGCGACTGGCCGGCCATGCCGAAAAGCAGGCAGCATTCATCATAAATTTCCGCAATGGCGGAAGGTGCCCGGTTATAGCCTATCCCCTTGTGCATAACCGCTTCCCGGTATTGTTCGTCAAAAGTCTCAATGCCAATGCGCGGATGAAGTAAAATGCCCTCTTTGGCCAGTTCATCCTTTAAGACTCGTGTTTTTTCATGAAGGAGCCAGTGGCTTTCCATATGCAGATGCCGGATTTTCCTTTGACGGCAGATCTCAAGCACCCTTTTTTGGGTTGCCTCTGGCAGTTCAAAGTATGAGCCTGAATTAAGCACCACAAGACGGCTAAACTCACCTGTAACCTGTTCTAATACGCGGCCGTTCAATGAAACAGATTCCGAATCCGGCCCGCTGTCCATATGGTAGTCACAGAAGCTGCACTTTTTCCAGAAGCACCCCCGGCCCATGAGCAGAACGATCTCCTGGGGCAGGGCGTCTTCAGGCAGCCGGCTGTAGCGTTCCTCAAACTTCATTTTAAAGCCCCAGCGCAGCAGCCCATTCTTCTTCTTTAAAGCCTACAAGCACTTTATCTTCAAAGATCAGCTCTGGCCTTTTAACAAGCATACCGTTGGTGGACAGTACCTTCGCCATTTCTTCCCGGGTCATGGTTTTCACCTTGTCCTTCAGCGCCAGCTCCCGGTAGGCCATGCCGCTTACGTTAAAAAATTTTTTTGGTTCTCCGCTGTAAAGCTCCATCCACTTCAGCAATTCCTCTTTTGTAGGATTTTCCTCCACAATATCCCGCAGCTCATAATCCACCCCTTGGGCTTCTAAAAATCGTTTAGCTTTCTGACAGGTTGAGCATTTAGGGTAACATAAAAAAATAGGTTTCATTTACTTTCTCCTTGCATTATATACTCACGGCAGCCACTCTCGACTTCAATTTCTTCTTCCTTTACTTCAAAACCCATCTGCCTGTAAAAATTGACTGCCCGGCTATTTTTCGCATAGGCGGCCAGTGTGATCATTCCTTTGTAATGCTCGAGGGCGTATTCCATCAGCCCACGGCCAATGCCCTGATGCCAGCAGTCTGGATCGACAAACAGAGCACCAATATGACGGCCTCCAACCACAGCGATAAAACCGTTGACCGCATTATCCTGTTCATTCACATAAACTTCGGACTGGGGAATATAATCCTTTTCCACCACTTCGGCGTGACGTCTCCAGTAATCCTCCGGAATAAAAGACTGCCCTTTAATACAGGCGTCCAGCCAGATTTCCATGACCCGTTCAAGGTCTGCTTCAGTCATTTTGCGGATCATTTCAGTACAGCTCCGTTCCCTCTGAGCGAAGCTTGCGCTGCCACTCGCCATAGAGCATTTCCAGCTCGTCGCTGTAGTCTTTACCGCCCTGATCATCCTCATCATATTCCAGCTTTTCTAGGACCACCACTTCAAAGGCGTCCTTTCCAAAGCGTTTCCAGTCCTTGTTCAGGTCACGATTACGCATAAAGGTTTCCATATTCAGCTGAAAAACATCACTGTTGATCTTTCCTTTAATATTGTTTGTCGCCTCTAAAAATGCTTTGCCTGTTTCAATATGACGGATAACAAACAGCCCCATTTCCGGACGGTAATTTTTATATTCTTCTTTCAGTTCCTTTTTACGGTCCATATTCATTTTAATACCCCATTTCTTTTAAAATGCGCGACAGCGTTGTCAGCCGCTCACCTAAA
The DNA window shown above is from Eubacterium limosum and carries:
- a CDS encoding N-acetyltransferase, which produces MIRKMTEADLERVMEIWLDACIKGQSFIPEDYWRRHAEVVEKDYIPQSEVYVNEQDNAVNGFIAVVGGRHIGALFVDPDCWHQGIGRGLMEYALEHYKGMITLAAYAKNSRAVNFYRQMGFEVKEEEIEVESGCREYIMQGESK
- a CDS encoding GIY-YIG nuclease family protein; translated protein: MNMDRKKELKEEYKNYRPEMGLFVIRHIETGKAFLEATNNIKGKINSDVFQLNMETFMRNRDLNKDWKRFGKDAFEVVVLEKLEYDEDDQGGKDYSDELEMLYGEWQRKLRSEGTELY
- a CDS encoding arsenate reductase family protein; this translates as MKPIFLCYPKCSTCQKAKRFLEAQGVDYELRDIVEENPTKEELLKWMELYSGEPKKFFNVSGMAYRELALKDKVKTMTREEMAKVLSTNGMLVKRPELIFEDKVLVGFKEEEWAAALGL